A genomic stretch from Myxocyprinus asiaticus isolate MX2 ecotype Aquarium Trade chromosome 24, UBuf_Myxa_2, whole genome shotgun sequence includes:
- the LOC127414486 gene encoding F-BAR domain only protein 1-like isoform X1 has product MKMNKTQNSLETVKMEMAYFKNNFWGEKSAGFDVLYHNMKHGQIATKELAEFVRERVAIEETYSKSMSKLAKIASNGSPLGTFAPMWEVFRVSSDKLALCHLELMKKMNDLIRDINKYSEEQVKIHRKTKEEVIGTLEAVQSLQVQNAHLQKSREGYHSKCVELERLRKEGAPQKELEKAELKSKKAAESFAVSIEKFNRAGGDFEQKMNESAQKFQDIEEAHLRQMKLLIKGYSHSIEDTHVQVGQVHEEFKQNVENTGIENLIKKFTEQKGTGKDRPGQVGFEEYLSSLVPENSKKSRTKAFRIPGLGKRDKEPDSTDSAVADALNSSLEVDDEGFVIRADINQNGCAAEDKEGNFYSSDSDFDDEEPKKFHIQIRPVTSNNRSSSTANELELKATVGALTLATNRVVSVKKQLSRHSSSAGRSEGEGESVHQRDGEHEGLRRSTSSPDRNRLSSTASGSDALFGPPLESAFKSHSFAGREQLQNAFAASEYVAFSSDSSSPENVEDSGLDSPSHQPFGVSPEPTGWAAWPPTQSQSKDSVNKGRSSDPFLAAYRDPSPGRSPLPQDDPTNAWPSNLRSPRAPPDIEPTTFSFPAFSHSLASSELEPSVWSCKHIPPEDPFLAAFERSAPKDNLPPSDAWAPPPPQPIRDSRSVEGRTDRFSVSSNDTKTLPPPSSTRKVRERKRDHSVPPTETPDDPFAITMIGSPTHQSSLAAQAVAQNRGIGNRPTPSPNLAPSSQLKKELVHWNSVHNPFSEGVQSNSTNTQESTRKQRSFNSEPRRNGPPLTRHSGPQEDLCFSTDKDQNCLDINTQPVSQHGFRQDSTERLALAPPRSVRSKRSSGRLSGCERSRSLCSSPLPDPSPSLTSSSSSSPSDWGVQNRVPSPARGLSRGPSPISLSTQESWPVAAAITEYINAYFRGGEHNRCLVKITGDLTMSFPAGITRIFTANPNTPVLSFRLVNISRVDHFLPNQKLLYSDPSQSDPDSKDFWFNMQALTLHLQREAELNPQASYYNVALLKYQASSQDPGRAPLLLSAECQRSGTVTRVSLDYHCCPATAPATQLTSIQVLLPLDHTATDLQCQPPASWNSEERQLLWKLPNLSPTSHSKGSGTLCASWQCLEVPRGPPPSLAVQFVGLGASLSGMDVELVGSRYRMSLVKKRFATGKYMAGCCL; this is encoded by the exons GGAGAAAAGAGTGCCGGCTTCGATGTTCTCTACCACAACATGAAGCATGGACAGATTGCCACCAAAGAGCTTGCTGAGTTTGTGCGTGAGAG ggTGGCCATTGAGGAGACCTACTCGAAATCCATGAGTAAACTGGCCAAAATTGCTAGCAATGGAAGCCCTCTTGG CACATTTGCCCCCATGTGGGAAGTGTTTCGCGTGTCCTCTGATAAACTGGCCCTCTGCCACCTGGAGCTCATGAAGAAGATGAATGACCTCATCCGTGACATCAACAAGTACAGCGAGGAGCAGGTCAAAATTCACCGTAAG ACGAAGGAGGAGGTGATTGGGACTCTGGAAGCAGTGCAATCTCTTCAGGTGCAGAATGCCCACCTACAGAAATCCAGAGAAGGCTACCACAGCAAGTGTGTAGAGCTTGAGAGACTACGCAAAGAGGGAGCGCCTCAGAAAGAGCTGgaaaag GCTGAGCTGAAATCTAAGAAGGCGGCTGAGTCTTTTGCAGTGTCAATAGAGAAGTTTAACCGTGCTGGAGGAGACTTTGAACAGAAGATGAATGAATCGGCACAG AAATTTCAGGATATTGAGGAGGCTCATTTACGACAGATGAAACTACTGATCAAAGGATATTCCCACTCCATTGAAGACACACACGTACAGGTTGGGCAG GTCCATGAGGAATTCAAGCAGAACGTGGAGAACACTGGCATTGAGAACCTTATTAAGAAGTTTACAGAGCAGAAGGGAACGGGGAAAGACCGACCAG GTCAAGTCGGGTTTGAGGAGTATCTTTCCTCACTGGTACCTGAGAACAGTAAAAAGAGTCGTACCAAAGCCTTCAGGATCCCCGGACTGGGAAAGAGAGACAAGGAACCTGACTCAAC TGATTCAGCTGTCGCAGATGCTCTT AACTCATCCCTCGAAGTGGATGACGAGGGCTTTGTGATACGTGCTGACATCAACCAGAATG GTTGTGCTGCTGAGGACAAAGAGGGCAATTTTTACTCCAGTGACTCCGACTTTGATGATGAAGAACCCAAGAAATTTCACATTCAGATCCGACCGGTCACCAGCAATAACCGTAGCAGCTCAACAGCCAATGAACTAGAGCTGAAGGCTACGGTGGGAGCGTTGACCTTGGCCACTAACAGAGTG GTGTCAGTAAAGAAGCAGCTCTCAC GACACTCCAGTTCAGCAGGTCGATCTGAAGGGGAAGGAGAAAGTGTTCACCAGAGAG ATGGAGAACATGAGGGTCTGCGCAGATCCACATCTAGCCCAGATCGCAACAG GTTGAGCTCCACAGCATCCGGTTCTGATGCTCTTTTTGgacctcctctggagtcagcctTTAAATCCCACAGCTTTGCTGGCAGAGAGCAGCTCCAGAACGCCTTCGCTGCATCTGAAT ATGTAGCATTCTCCTCTGATTCATCCTCTCCTGAGAATGTGGAGGACTCTGGGCTGGATTCCCCTTCCCATCAGCCTTTTGGGGTGTCCCCAGAGCCCACTGGTTGGGCAGCCTGGCCACCTACTCAGTCACAGTCTAAAGACTCCGTGAACAAGGGCCGATCCTCTGACCCCTTTCTAGCTGCTTACCGTGACCCCTCGCCCGGTCGGTCTCCTCTCCCGCAAGATGACCCCACCAATGCCTGGCCTTCCAATTTACGCTCTCCACGCGCACCACCCGACATCGAGCCCACCACCTTCAGCTTCCCGGCCTTCTCCCACAGCCTTGCATCTTCAGAACTTGAACCCTCCGTGTGGAGCTGTAAACACATCCCTCCAGAGGACCCCTTCCTGGCTGCCTTTGAACGATCAGCCCCCAAGGACAACCTGCCTCCATCTGATGCCTGGGCCCCACCTCCCCCTCAGCCCATCAGAGACAGCAGGAGTGTGGAGGGCCGCACTGACCGCTTTTCCGTCTCTTCAAATGACACTAAGACCCTACCACCCCCCTCCTCTACACGCAAGGTCCGAGAGAGGAAAAGAGATCATAGTGTCCCACCTACAGAGACCCCTGACGATCCGTTTGCTATTACTATGATTGGCAGTCCGACGCATCAATCATCTCTGGCAGCGCAGGCAGTTGCTCAAAACAGAGGCATTGGGAATAGGCCAACACCCAGTCCTAACCTCGCCCCCAGTTCTCAGCTGAAAAAAGAGCTGGTGCACTGGAACTCTGTGCATAACCCCTTTAGTGAGGGTGTTCAGAGCAATAGCACCAACACTCAAGAGTCAACCAGAAAGCAGAGATCTTTTAACAGTGAGCCTCGCAGGAATGGACCACCACTCACACGGCATTCAGGGCCACAGGAGGACCTCTGCTTCTCTACGGACAAAGACCAGAACTGCCTGGATATTAACACACAACCAG tCTCCCAGCATGGTTTTAGGCAGGACAGCACTGAGCGTCTGGCATTGGCTCCCCCTCGCTCAGTTCGGTCCAAGCGTTCCTCAGGCAGACTCAGTGGCTGTGAGCGG TCTAGGTCACTGTGCTCGTCTCCACTGCCTGACCCTAGCCCTTCCCTcacctcttcatcctcctccagCCCCAGTGATTGGGGGGTGCAGAACCGCGTTCCCAGCCCAGCCCGAG GTTTGTCTCGAGGACCCAGTCCCATTTCTCTGAGCACTCAGGAGTCCTGGCCTGTGGCTGCAGCCATTACAGAGTACATTAACGCTTACTTCAGAGGAGGAGAACACAACCG CTGTCTAGTTAAGATCACCGGTGACCTCACCATGTCATTTCCTGCTGGCATCACCCGCATTTTCACCGCCAACCCTAACACACCAGTACTAAGCTTCCGATTGGTCAACATCTCTCGAGTGGACCACTTCTTACCCAATCAAAAGCTACTTTACAG TGATCCGTCTCAGAGTGACCCAGACTCAAAAGATTTCTGGTTCAACATGCAGGCCTTAACACTTCACCTGCAGAGAGAGGCGGAGCTCAACCCACAGGCCTCCTATTACAATGTGGCACTTCTTAAATACCAG GCGTCGTCTCAGGATCCAGGTCGTGCTCCGCTCCTGCTTTCTGCTGAGTGCCAGCGCAGTGGCACGGTGACTCGTGTGTCTCTGGATTACCACTGCTGCCCAGCAACTGCCCCGGCCACTCAGCTGACCTCCATACAGGTGCTGCTGCCCCTCGATCACACTGCCACAGACCTGCAATGCCAGCCGCCCGCATCCTG GAACTCTGAGGAAAGACAACTACTGTGGAAACTGCCCAACCTCTCCCCAACCAGTCATAGCAAAG GGTCTGGCACACTGTGCGCCAGTTGGCAGTGCCTGGAGGTGCCCCGCGGTCCTCCCCCAAGTCTGGCCGTGCAGTTTGTGGGTTTGGGAGCTTCTCTCTCAGGCATGGACGTGGAGCTGGTGGGAAGCCGGTACCGCATGTCACTGGTGAAGAAGAGGTTTGCCACAG GAAAGTATATGGCCGGTTGTTGTTTGTGA
- the LOC127414486 gene encoding F-BAR domain only protein 1-like isoform X3, with translation MEMAYFKNNFWGEKSAGFDVLYHNMKHGQIATKELAEFVRERVAIEETYSKSMSKLAKIASNGSPLGTFAPMWEVFRVSSDKLALCHLELMKKMNDLIRDINKYSEEQVKIHRKTKEEVIGTLEAVQSLQVQNAHLQKSREGYHSKCVELERLRKEGAPQKELEKAELKSKKAAESFAVSIEKFNRAGGDFEQKMNESAQKFQDIEEAHLRQMKLLIKGYSHSIEDTHVQVGQVHEEFKQNVENTGIENLIKKFTEQKGTGKDRPGQVGFEEYLSSLVPENSKKSRTKAFRIPGLGKRDKEPDSTDSAVADALNSSLEVDDEGFVIRADINQNGCAAEDKEGNFYSSDSDFDDEEPKKFHIQIRPVTSNNRSSSTANELELKATVGALTLATNRVVSVKKQLSRHSSSAGRSEGEGESVHQRDGEHEGLRRSTSSPDRNRLSSTASGSDALFGPPLESAFKSHSFAGREQLQNAFAASEYVAFSSDSSSPENVEDSGLDSPSHQPFGVSPEPTGWAAWPPTQSQSKDSVNKGRSSDPFLAAYRDPSPGRSPLPQDDPTNAWPSNLRSPRAPPDIEPTTFSFPAFSHSLASSELEPSVWSCKHIPPEDPFLAAFERSAPKDNLPPSDAWAPPPPQPIRDSRSVEGRTDRFSVSSNDTKTLPPPSSTRKVRERKRDHSVPPTETPDDPFAITMIGSPTHQSSLAAQAVAQNRGIGNRPTPSPNLAPSSQLKKELVHWNSVHNPFSEGVQSNSTNTQESTRKQRSFNSEPRRNGPPLTRHSGPQEDLCFSTDKDQNCLDINTQPVSQHGFRQDSTERLALAPPRSVRSKRSSGRLSGCERSRSLCSSPLPDPSPSLTSSSSSSPSDWGVQNRVPSPARGLSRGPSPISLSTQESWPVAAAITEYINAYFRGGEHNRCLVKITGDLTMSFPAGITRIFTANPNTPVLSFRLVNISRVDHFLPNQKLLYSDPSQSDPDSKDFWFNMQALTLHLQREAELNPQASYYNVALLKYQASSQDPGRAPLLLSAECQRSGTVTRVSLDYHCCPATAPATQLTSIQVLLPLDHTATDLQCQPPASWNSEERQLLWKLPNLSPTSHSKGSGTLCASWQCLEVPRGPPPSLAVQFVGLGASLSGMDVELVGSRYRMSLVKKRFATGKYMAGCCL, from the exons GGAGAAAAGAGTGCCGGCTTCGATGTTCTCTACCACAACATGAAGCATGGACAGATTGCCACCAAAGAGCTTGCTGAGTTTGTGCGTGAGAG ggTGGCCATTGAGGAGACCTACTCGAAATCCATGAGTAAACTGGCCAAAATTGCTAGCAATGGAAGCCCTCTTGG CACATTTGCCCCCATGTGGGAAGTGTTTCGCGTGTCCTCTGATAAACTGGCCCTCTGCCACCTGGAGCTCATGAAGAAGATGAATGACCTCATCCGTGACATCAACAAGTACAGCGAGGAGCAGGTCAAAATTCACCGTAAG ACGAAGGAGGAGGTGATTGGGACTCTGGAAGCAGTGCAATCTCTTCAGGTGCAGAATGCCCACCTACAGAAATCCAGAGAAGGCTACCACAGCAAGTGTGTAGAGCTTGAGAGACTACGCAAAGAGGGAGCGCCTCAGAAAGAGCTGgaaaag GCTGAGCTGAAATCTAAGAAGGCGGCTGAGTCTTTTGCAGTGTCAATAGAGAAGTTTAACCGTGCTGGAGGAGACTTTGAACAGAAGATGAATGAATCGGCACAG AAATTTCAGGATATTGAGGAGGCTCATTTACGACAGATGAAACTACTGATCAAAGGATATTCCCACTCCATTGAAGACACACACGTACAGGTTGGGCAG GTCCATGAGGAATTCAAGCAGAACGTGGAGAACACTGGCATTGAGAACCTTATTAAGAAGTTTACAGAGCAGAAGGGAACGGGGAAAGACCGACCAG GTCAAGTCGGGTTTGAGGAGTATCTTTCCTCACTGGTACCTGAGAACAGTAAAAAGAGTCGTACCAAAGCCTTCAGGATCCCCGGACTGGGAAAGAGAGACAAGGAACCTGACTCAAC TGATTCAGCTGTCGCAGATGCTCTT AACTCATCCCTCGAAGTGGATGACGAGGGCTTTGTGATACGTGCTGACATCAACCAGAATG GTTGTGCTGCTGAGGACAAAGAGGGCAATTTTTACTCCAGTGACTCCGACTTTGATGATGAAGAACCCAAGAAATTTCACATTCAGATCCGACCGGTCACCAGCAATAACCGTAGCAGCTCAACAGCCAATGAACTAGAGCTGAAGGCTACGGTGGGAGCGTTGACCTTGGCCACTAACAGAGTG GTGTCAGTAAAGAAGCAGCTCTCAC GACACTCCAGTTCAGCAGGTCGATCTGAAGGGGAAGGAGAAAGTGTTCACCAGAGAG ATGGAGAACATGAGGGTCTGCGCAGATCCACATCTAGCCCAGATCGCAACAG GTTGAGCTCCACAGCATCCGGTTCTGATGCTCTTTTTGgacctcctctggagtcagcctTTAAATCCCACAGCTTTGCTGGCAGAGAGCAGCTCCAGAACGCCTTCGCTGCATCTGAAT ATGTAGCATTCTCCTCTGATTCATCCTCTCCTGAGAATGTGGAGGACTCTGGGCTGGATTCCCCTTCCCATCAGCCTTTTGGGGTGTCCCCAGAGCCCACTGGTTGGGCAGCCTGGCCACCTACTCAGTCACAGTCTAAAGACTCCGTGAACAAGGGCCGATCCTCTGACCCCTTTCTAGCTGCTTACCGTGACCCCTCGCCCGGTCGGTCTCCTCTCCCGCAAGATGACCCCACCAATGCCTGGCCTTCCAATTTACGCTCTCCACGCGCACCACCCGACATCGAGCCCACCACCTTCAGCTTCCCGGCCTTCTCCCACAGCCTTGCATCTTCAGAACTTGAACCCTCCGTGTGGAGCTGTAAACACATCCCTCCAGAGGACCCCTTCCTGGCTGCCTTTGAACGATCAGCCCCCAAGGACAACCTGCCTCCATCTGATGCCTGGGCCCCACCTCCCCCTCAGCCCATCAGAGACAGCAGGAGTGTGGAGGGCCGCACTGACCGCTTTTCCGTCTCTTCAAATGACACTAAGACCCTACCACCCCCCTCCTCTACACGCAAGGTCCGAGAGAGGAAAAGAGATCATAGTGTCCCACCTACAGAGACCCCTGACGATCCGTTTGCTATTACTATGATTGGCAGTCCGACGCATCAATCATCTCTGGCAGCGCAGGCAGTTGCTCAAAACAGAGGCATTGGGAATAGGCCAACACCCAGTCCTAACCTCGCCCCCAGTTCTCAGCTGAAAAAAGAGCTGGTGCACTGGAACTCTGTGCATAACCCCTTTAGTGAGGGTGTTCAGAGCAATAGCACCAACACTCAAGAGTCAACCAGAAAGCAGAGATCTTTTAACAGTGAGCCTCGCAGGAATGGACCACCACTCACACGGCATTCAGGGCCACAGGAGGACCTCTGCTTCTCTACGGACAAAGACCAGAACTGCCTGGATATTAACACACAACCAG tCTCCCAGCATGGTTTTAGGCAGGACAGCACTGAGCGTCTGGCATTGGCTCCCCCTCGCTCAGTTCGGTCCAAGCGTTCCTCAGGCAGACTCAGTGGCTGTGAGCGG TCTAGGTCACTGTGCTCGTCTCCACTGCCTGACCCTAGCCCTTCCCTcacctcttcatcctcctccagCCCCAGTGATTGGGGGGTGCAGAACCGCGTTCCCAGCCCAGCCCGAG GTTTGTCTCGAGGACCCAGTCCCATTTCTCTGAGCACTCAGGAGTCCTGGCCTGTGGCTGCAGCCATTACAGAGTACATTAACGCTTACTTCAGAGGAGGAGAACACAACCG CTGTCTAGTTAAGATCACCGGTGACCTCACCATGTCATTTCCTGCTGGCATCACCCGCATTTTCACCGCCAACCCTAACACACCAGTACTAAGCTTCCGATTGGTCAACATCTCTCGAGTGGACCACTTCTTACCCAATCAAAAGCTACTTTACAG TGATCCGTCTCAGAGTGACCCAGACTCAAAAGATTTCTGGTTCAACATGCAGGCCTTAACACTTCACCTGCAGAGAGAGGCGGAGCTCAACCCACAGGCCTCCTATTACAATGTGGCACTTCTTAAATACCAG GCGTCGTCTCAGGATCCAGGTCGTGCTCCGCTCCTGCTTTCTGCTGAGTGCCAGCGCAGTGGCACGGTGACTCGTGTGTCTCTGGATTACCACTGCTGCCCAGCAACTGCCCCGGCCACTCAGCTGACCTCCATACAGGTGCTGCTGCCCCTCGATCACACTGCCACAGACCTGCAATGCCAGCCGCCCGCATCCTG GAACTCTGAGGAAAGACAACTACTGTGGAAACTGCCCAACCTCTCCCCAACCAGTCATAGCAAAG GGTCTGGCACACTGTGCGCCAGTTGGCAGTGCCTGGAGGTGCCCCGCGGTCCTCCCCCAAGTCTGGCCGTGCAGTTTGTGGGTTTGGGAGCTTCTCTCTCAGGCATGGACGTGGAGCTGGTGGGAAGCCGGTACCGCATGTCACTGGTGAAGAAGAGGTTTGCCACAG GAAAGTATATGGCCGGTTGTTGTTTGTGA
- the LOC127414486 gene encoding F-BAR domain only protein 1-like isoform X2, with product MNSLETVKMEMAYFKNNFWGEKSAGFDVLYHNMKHGQIATKELAEFVRERVAIEETYSKSMSKLAKIASNGSPLGTFAPMWEVFRVSSDKLALCHLELMKKMNDLIRDINKYSEEQVKIHRKTKEEVIGTLEAVQSLQVQNAHLQKSREGYHSKCVELERLRKEGAPQKELEKAELKSKKAAESFAVSIEKFNRAGGDFEQKMNESAQKFQDIEEAHLRQMKLLIKGYSHSIEDTHVQVGQVHEEFKQNVENTGIENLIKKFTEQKGTGKDRPGQVGFEEYLSSLVPENSKKSRTKAFRIPGLGKRDKEPDSTDSAVADALNSSLEVDDEGFVIRADINQNGCAAEDKEGNFYSSDSDFDDEEPKKFHIQIRPVTSNNRSSSTANELELKATVGALTLATNRVVSVKKQLSRHSSSAGRSEGEGESVHQRDGEHEGLRRSTSSPDRNRLSSTASGSDALFGPPLESAFKSHSFAGREQLQNAFAASEYVAFSSDSSSPENVEDSGLDSPSHQPFGVSPEPTGWAAWPPTQSQSKDSVNKGRSSDPFLAAYRDPSPGRSPLPQDDPTNAWPSNLRSPRAPPDIEPTTFSFPAFSHSLASSELEPSVWSCKHIPPEDPFLAAFERSAPKDNLPPSDAWAPPPPQPIRDSRSVEGRTDRFSVSSNDTKTLPPPSSTRKVRERKRDHSVPPTETPDDPFAITMIGSPTHQSSLAAQAVAQNRGIGNRPTPSPNLAPSSQLKKELVHWNSVHNPFSEGVQSNSTNTQESTRKQRSFNSEPRRNGPPLTRHSGPQEDLCFSTDKDQNCLDINTQPVSQHGFRQDSTERLALAPPRSVRSKRSSGRLSGCERSRSLCSSPLPDPSPSLTSSSSSSPSDWGVQNRVPSPARGLSRGPSPISLSTQESWPVAAAITEYINAYFRGGEHNRCLVKITGDLTMSFPAGITRIFTANPNTPVLSFRLVNISRVDHFLPNQKLLYSDPSQSDPDSKDFWFNMQALTLHLQREAELNPQASYYNVALLKYQASSQDPGRAPLLLSAECQRSGTVTRVSLDYHCCPATAPATQLTSIQVLLPLDHTATDLQCQPPASWNSEERQLLWKLPNLSPTSHSKGSGTLCASWQCLEVPRGPPPSLAVQFVGLGASLSGMDVELVGSRYRMSLVKKRFATGKYMAGCCL from the exons GGAGAAAAGAGTGCCGGCTTCGATGTTCTCTACCACAACATGAAGCATGGACAGATTGCCACCAAAGAGCTTGCTGAGTTTGTGCGTGAGAG ggTGGCCATTGAGGAGACCTACTCGAAATCCATGAGTAAACTGGCCAAAATTGCTAGCAATGGAAGCCCTCTTGG CACATTTGCCCCCATGTGGGAAGTGTTTCGCGTGTCCTCTGATAAACTGGCCCTCTGCCACCTGGAGCTCATGAAGAAGATGAATGACCTCATCCGTGACATCAACAAGTACAGCGAGGAGCAGGTCAAAATTCACCGTAAG ACGAAGGAGGAGGTGATTGGGACTCTGGAAGCAGTGCAATCTCTTCAGGTGCAGAATGCCCACCTACAGAAATCCAGAGAAGGCTACCACAGCAAGTGTGTAGAGCTTGAGAGACTACGCAAAGAGGGAGCGCCTCAGAAAGAGCTGgaaaag GCTGAGCTGAAATCTAAGAAGGCGGCTGAGTCTTTTGCAGTGTCAATAGAGAAGTTTAACCGTGCTGGAGGAGACTTTGAACAGAAGATGAATGAATCGGCACAG AAATTTCAGGATATTGAGGAGGCTCATTTACGACAGATGAAACTACTGATCAAAGGATATTCCCACTCCATTGAAGACACACACGTACAGGTTGGGCAG GTCCATGAGGAATTCAAGCAGAACGTGGAGAACACTGGCATTGAGAACCTTATTAAGAAGTTTACAGAGCAGAAGGGAACGGGGAAAGACCGACCAG GTCAAGTCGGGTTTGAGGAGTATCTTTCCTCACTGGTACCTGAGAACAGTAAAAAGAGTCGTACCAAAGCCTTCAGGATCCCCGGACTGGGAAAGAGAGACAAGGAACCTGACTCAAC TGATTCAGCTGTCGCAGATGCTCTT AACTCATCCCTCGAAGTGGATGACGAGGGCTTTGTGATACGTGCTGACATCAACCAGAATG GTTGTGCTGCTGAGGACAAAGAGGGCAATTTTTACTCCAGTGACTCCGACTTTGATGATGAAGAACCCAAGAAATTTCACATTCAGATCCGACCGGTCACCAGCAATAACCGTAGCAGCTCAACAGCCAATGAACTAGAGCTGAAGGCTACGGTGGGAGCGTTGACCTTGGCCACTAACAGAGTG GTGTCAGTAAAGAAGCAGCTCTCAC GACACTCCAGTTCAGCAGGTCGATCTGAAGGGGAAGGAGAAAGTGTTCACCAGAGAG ATGGAGAACATGAGGGTCTGCGCAGATCCACATCTAGCCCAGATCGCAACAG GTTGAGCTCCACAGCATCCGGTTCTGATGCTCTTTTTGgacctcctctggagtcagcctTTAAATCCCACAGCTTTGCTGGCAGAGAGCAGCTCCAGAACGCCTTCGCTGCATCTGAAT ATGTAGCATTCTCCTCTGATTCATCCTCTCCTGAGAATGTGGAGGACTCTGGGCTGGATTCCCCTTCCCATCAGCCTTTTGGGGTGTCCCCAGAGCCCACTGGTTGGGCAGCCTGGCCACCTACTCAGTCACAGTCTAAAGACTCCGTGAACAAGGGCCGATCCTCTGACCCCTTTCTAGCTGCTTACCGTGACCCCTCGCCCGGTCGGTCTCCTCTCCCGCAAGATGACCCCACCAATGCCTGGCCTTCCAATTTACGCTCTCCACGCGCACCACCCGACATCGAGCCCACCACCTTCAGCTTCCCGGCCTTCTCCCACAGCCTTGCATCTTCAGAACTTGAACCCTCCGTGTGGAGCTGTAAACACATCCCTCCAGAGGACCCCTTCCTGGCTGCCTTTGAACGATCAGCCCCCAAGGACAACCTGCCTCCATCTGATGCCTGGGCCCCACCTCCCCCTCAGCCCATCAGAGACAGCAGGAGTGTGGAGGGCCGCACTGACCGCTTTTCCGTCTCTTCAAATGACACTAAGACCCTACCACCCCCCTCCTCTACACGCAAGGTCCGAGAGAGGAAAAGAGATCATAGTGTCCCACCTACAGAGACCCCTGACGATCCGTTTGCTATTACTATGATTGGCAGTCCGACGCATCAATCATCTCTGGCAGCGCAGGCAGTTGCTCAAAACAGAGGCATTGGGAATAGGCCAACACCCAGTCCTAACCTCGCCCCCAGTTCTCAGCTGAAAAAAGAGCTGGTGCACTGGAACTCTGTGCATAACCCCTTTAGTGAGGGTGTTCAGAGCAATAGCACCAACACTCAAGAGTCAACCAGAAAGCAGAGATCTTTTAACAGTGAGCCTCGCAGGAATGGACCACCACTCACACGGCATTCAGGGCCACAGGAGGACCTCTGCTTCTCTACGGACAAAGACCAGAACTGCCTGGATATTAACACACAACCAG tCTCCCAGCATGGTTTTAGGCAGGACAGCACTGAGCGTCTGGCATTGGCTCCCCCTCGCTCAGTTCGGTCCAAGCGTTCCTCAGGCAGACTCAGTGGCTGTGAGCGG TCTAGGTCACTGTGCTCGTCTCCACTGCCTGACCCTAGCCCTTCCCTcacctcttcatcctcctccagCCCCAGTGATTGGGGGGTGCAGAACCGCGTTCCCAGCCCAGCCCGAG GTTTGTCTCGAGGACCCAGTCCCATTTCTCTGAGCACTCAGGAGTCCTGGCCTGTGGCTGCAGCCATTACAGAGTACATTAACGCTTACTTCAGAGGAGGAGAACACAACCG CTGTCTAGTTAAGATCACCGGTGACCTCACCATGTCATTTCCTGCTGGCATCACCCGCATTTTCACCGCCAACCCTAACACACCAGTACTAAGCTTCCGATTGGTCAACATCTCTCGAGTGGACCACTTCTTACCCAATCAAAAGCTACTTTACAG TGATCCGTCTCAGAGTGACCCAGACTCAAAAGATTTCTGGTTCAACATGCAGGCCTTAACACTTCACCTGCAGAGAGAGGCGGAGCTCAACCCACAGGCCTCCTATTACAATGTGGCACTTCTTAAATACCAG GCGTCGTCTCAGGATCCAGGTCGTGCTCCGCTCCTGCTTTCTGCTGAGTGCCAGCGCAGTGGCACGGTGACTCGTGTGTCTCTGGATTACCACTGCTGCCCAGCAACTGCCCCGGCCACTCAGCTGACCTCCATACAGGTGCTGCTGCCCCTCGATCACACTGCCACAGACCTGCAATGCCAGCCGCCCGCATCCTG GAACTCTGAGGAAAGACAACTACTGTGGAAACTGCCCAACCTCTCCCCAACCAGTCATAGCAAAG GGTCTGGCACACTGTGCGCCAGTTGGCAGTGCCTGGAGGTGCCCCGCGGTCCTCCCCCAAGTCTGGCCGTGCAGTTTGTGGGTTTGGGAGCTTCTCTCTCAGGCATGGACGTGGAGCTGGTGGGAAGCCGGTACCGCATGTCACTGGTGAAGAAGAGGTTTGCCACAG GAAAGTATATGGCCGGTTGTTGTTTGTGA